A genomic region of Microlunatus sagamiharensis contains the following coding sequences:
- a CDS encoding DUF6286 domain-containing protein has translation MTASGSPSLRRRPSRTVPASIVAVVLLAVGVLAVVAAVSRLVNGSWPTPVSSAASGVAGLTWGSGAIVAAAVVLAVLGLVLVIASLKPGGLKSAALRSDGAGVVAEREYVISTRAVARLAVARADDVDGVDKVSASASGRKVQVAVTTSSEQRDAVRSQVTAAVTEALTGAGITPPPRVSVAVRTREI, from the coding sequence ATGACCGCCTCCGGTTCCCCCAGCCTGCGCCGCCGGCCGAGCCGCACCGTGCCGGCCAGCATCGTCGCGGTCGTGCTGCTCGCCGTGGGCGTGCTCGCCGTCGTCGCGGCCGTGAGCCGGCTCGTCAACGGCAGCTGGCCCACGCCGGTGTCCTCGGCGGCCTCCGGCGTCGCGGGCCTGACCTGGGGCTCGGGAGCGATCGTCGCCGCCGCCGTGGTCCTCGCGGTGCTCGGCCTCGTCCTCGTCATCGCCTCGCTCAAGCCGGGCGGCCTCAAGAGCGCGGCGCTGCGCTCGGACGGCGCCGGCGTCGTGGCCGAGCGCGAGTACGTCATCTCGACCCGCGCGGTCGCCAGGCTGGCCGTCGCCCGCGCCGACGACGTCGACGGGGTGGACAAGGTCTCCGCCTCCGCCTCGGGCCGCAAGGTCCAGGTCGCCGTCACCACGTCCTCCGAGCAGCGCGACGCCGTCCGCTCGCAGGTCACCGCCGCCGTCACCGAGGCGCTCACCGGTGCCGGCATCACCCCGCCGCCTCGCGTCAGCGTCGCGGTCCGTACGAGGGAGATCTGA